One genomic segment of Bacteroidales bacterium includes these proteins:
- the rpsH gene encoding 30S ribosomal protein S8, whose translation MTDPIADYLTRIRNAVMAKHKVVEIPASNMKKDMTRILFEKGYILNYKFEEEGPQGNIKIALKYNPDTKANAIKSLQRISKPGLRKYVDSTNLPRVLNGLGVAIISTSQGVMTDKEARSLGIGGEVLAYVY comes from the coding sequence ATGACAGATCCGATTGCAGATTATCTGACCCGCATCCGAAATGCTGTAATGGCCAAACACAAAGTGGTGGAGATTCCTGCTTCCAATATGAAGAAGGACATGACCCGCATTCTGTTCGAAAAGGGTTATATCCTGAACTACAAATTTGAAGAGGAAGGTCCTCAGGGAAATATCAAGATTGCCCTGAAGTACAATCCCGATACCAAGGCGAATGCCATCAAGAGTTTGCAGCGCATCAGCAAGCCCGGTTTGAGGAAATACGTAGACAGTACAAACCTTCCCAGGGTACTTAACGGACTGGGTGTAGCGATTATATCCACCTCACAGGGGGTTATGACCGATAAGGAAGCCCGGAGCCTGGGTATCGGCGGCGAGGTCTTAGCATATGTATATTAA
- the rpsC gene encoding 30S ribosomal protein S3 produces the protein MGQKVNPIGNRLGIIKGWDSNWYGGKDYSSKLVEDNKIREYLNARLAKASISKIIIERTLKLITVTVNTARPGIIIGKGGQEVDKLKEELKNITKKEVQINIFEVKRPELDATIVANNIARQVEGKISYRRAIKMGIASTMRMGADGIKVLISGRLGGAEMARTESYKDGRIPLHTLRADIDYALAEAHTKVGVIGIKVWICNGEIFGKRDLSPNIGASSVKPKAGGRAPRKDRDNRDRRN, from the coding sequence ATGGGACAAAAAGTAAATCCAATAGGTAATCGTCTGGGAATCATAAAAGGATGGGATTCCAACTGGTACGGTGGAAAAGATTATTCTTCCAAGCTTGTTGAGGACAACAAAATCAGGGAATATCTGAATGCCCGTTTGGCCAAAGCCAGCATTTCCAAGATTATCATTGAGCGTACGCTGAAGCTTATCACCGTTACCGTAAACACGGCCCGTCCGGGTATCATCATCGGTAAAGGCGGTCAGGAGGTGGACAAGCTGAAAGAAGAATTGAAGAACATTACCAAGAAGGAGGTTCAGATCAATATCTTCGAAGTAAAACGTCCCGAACTGGATGCCACCATCGTTGCTAACAATATTGCCCGGCAGGTGGAAGGTAAGATCTCCTACCGGAGAGCCATAAAAATGGGGATTGCCTCTACCATGCGCATGGGAGCCGACGGGATCAAGGTCCTGATCAGTGGTCGCCTGGGCGGAGCCGAAATGGCCCGTACCGAGTCTTATAAAGATGGCAGGATTCCGCTTCATACCCTGCGTGCCGATATCGATTACGCACTGGCCGAAGCTCATACCAAAGTGGGGGTGATTGGTATCAAGGTATGGATTTGTAATGGAGAGATTTTTGGAAAGCGCGACCTGAGTCCGAACATTGGTGCCAGCAGCGTGAAACCGAAAGCCGGAGGACGTGCTCCCCGGAAAGACCGTGATAACCGTGACCGGAGGAACTAG
- the rplX gene encoding 50S ribosomal protein L24, whose protein sequence is MNKKLHIKKGDQVIVNSGEYKGQKGRVLDVNRDKNRAIVEGVNMVSKHTKPNASNPQGGITKQEAPVHISNLNLVDPSSGGATRIGRKLNDKNKLVRYAKKSGEEIK, encoded by the coding sequence ATGAATAAGAAATTGCATATTAAAAAGGGTGACCAGGTGATCGTCAACAGTGGCGAGTACAAGGGACAAAAGGGCAGGGTTCTGGATGTGAACCGTGACAAGAACCGGGCCATCGTAGAGGGCGTGAATATGGTGTCGAAGCATACCAAGCCCAATGCCAGCAATCCCCAGGGTGGAATTACCAAGCAGGAAGCTCCTGTTCATATTTCCAACCTGAACCTGGTAGATCCGTCTTCCGGAGGAGCCACCAGGATTGGCAGGAAACTCAATGATAAAAACAAACTGGTGCGTTACGCCAAAAAATCAGGTGAGGAGATCAAGTAA
- the rpsQ gene encoding 30S ribosomal protein S17, translating into METTRNTRRERIGVVVSNSMDKSIVISVKQKLKHPIYGKFVNKTSRFMAHDEENTCNVGDMVKISETRPLSKNKRWRLVEIIERAK; encoded by the coding sequence ATGGAAACGACAAGAAATACAAGACGCGAGCGTATTGGTGTTGTGGTAAGCAACAGCATGGATAAGTCCATTGTGATCTCTGTGAAGCAGAAATTAAAGCACCCCATATACGGCAAGTTCGTGAATAAGACCTCCAGGTTTATGGCTCACGATGAGGAGAATACCTGTAATGTGGGTGATATGGTGAAGATCAGCGAAACCAGGCCCCTGAGCAAGAACAAGAGATGGAGATTAGTAGAAATTATCGAAAGAGCTAAGTAA
- the rpmC gene encoding 50S ribosomal protein L29: MKSSEIKELTMQELQERLESEETLMVRMKMNHAVSPLDNPNKIVETRRNIARLKTEYRARQIQEQSEK; this comes from the coding sequence ATGAAGAGTTCAGAAATAAAAGAGTTAACAATGCAGGAGCTGCAGGAGCGCCTCGAAAGCGAGGAGACTCTGATGGTACGCATGAAAATGAACCATGCTGTTTCTCCCCTTGATAACCCCAATAAGATTGTTGAGACACGCAGGAACATCGCCAGGTTGAAAACAGAATACAGGGCCAGGCAAATTCAGGAGCAGTCTGAAAAGTAA
- the rplE gene encoding 50S ribosomal protein L5, giving the protein MEKKYIAGLQKKYTDEIVPALKEQFGYTSVMQTPRLQKIVLNSGVGQAIADKKLIEVAQEEMTLIAGQKAVQTISTKDISNFKLRRGMPIGVKVTLRRERMYEFLERLIVVALPRIRDFKGISSKLDGRGNYTLGITEQIIFPEIDLDKISKIMGLEITFVTSAKTDEEGAALLKAFGIPFKNEKK; this is encoded by the coding sequence ATGGAGAAGAAATACATAGCTGGTTTACAGAAGAAATATACCGACGAGATCGTGCCTGCTCTGAAAGAGCAGTTCGGTTATACCTCGGTGATGCAGACCCCGCGCCTTCAGAAGATTGTACTTAACAGTGGTGTCGGACAGGCAATTGCCGATAAGAAACTGATAGAGGTTGCACAGGAAGAGATGACCCTGATTGCAGGGCAGAAGGCCGTGCAAACTATATCCACCAAAGATATCTCGAACTTCAAGCTTCGTCGCGGAATGCCCATCGGGGTGAAGGTGACCCTTCGTCGCGAGCGCATGTACGAGTTCCTGGAGCGACTGATTGTGGTCGCACTTCCCAGGATCCGTGACTTTAAGGGGATATCCTCGAAGTTAGACGGACGCGGCAATTACACCCTGGGGATCACGGAACAGATCATCTTCCCGGAGATTGACCTGGACAAGATCAGCAAGATCATGGGACTTGAGATTACTTTTGTAACCTCGGCAAAAACAGATGAAGAGGGAGCAGCATTGCTCAAAGCATTTGGTATTCCCTTCAAAAACGAAAAAAAATAG
- the rplP gene encoding 50S ribosomal protein L16, with amino-acid sequence MLQPKKTKYRRMQKGRMKGNAQRGNQLAFGSFGIKAMESAWITGRQIEAARQAITRHMKREGQLWIRIFPAKPITKKPAEVRMGKGKGAPEGFVYPITPGRVIFELEGVSFEVAKEALRLGSQKFPITTKFVVRRDFEEE; translated from the coding sequence ATGTTACAACCGAAGAAAACCAAATACCGGAGAATGCAGAAGGGGCGGATGAAAGGAAATGCCCAGAGGGGAAATCAGCTCGCATTCGGTAGTTTTGGGATCAAAGCGATGGAAAGTGCATGGATCACCGGACGCCAGATTGAAGCAGCCCGTCAGGCCATCACCCGCCATATGAAGAGGGAAGGCCAGCTCTGGATCCGTATTTTCCCGGCCAAACCCATTACCAAGAAGCCCGCCGAAGTACGTATGGGTAAAGGAAAGGGTGCTCCCGAAGGATTTGTATATCCTATTACTCCCGGAAGAGTCATATTTGAGCTTGAAGGAGTGTCCTTCGAGGTTGCCAAAGAGGCACTGCGTCTGGGGTCCCAGAAGTTTCCCATTACCACCAAATTTGTGGTGCGCAGGGATTTTGAAGAAGAATAG
- the rpsN gene encoding 30S ribosomal protein S14, translated as MAKESMKAREVKRQKLVEKYAEKRAKLKADGDYVGLSRLPRNSNPIRLHNRCKLTGRPKGYMRQFGISRITFREMASSGLIPGIKKASW; from the coding sequence ATGGCCAAAGAATCAATGAAAGCTCGCGAAGTGAAGCGTCAGAAACTGGTTGAAAAGTACGCTGAGAAGAGAGCAAAACTGAAAGCTGATGGCGATTACGTGGGACTGAGCAGGTTGCCGCGCAATTCAAATCCCATCAGGCTTCACAACCGCTGTAAACTGACCGGTCGTCCAAAAGGATATATGCGTCAGTTCGGTATCAGCAGGATTACCTTCAGAGAGATGGCTTCCTCAGGATTGATTCCTGGAATTAAAAAAGCCAGCTGGTAG
- the rplR gene encoding 50S ribosomal protein L18, protein MALTKADRRQRIKYRIRKRLAGSGDRPRMTVYRSNKQIYVQLVDDVTGQTLASASSKEKEIASQKVNKIEQAKLVGKRIAEKAKEKGINTVVFDRNGYLYHGRVKNLADAARESGLKI, encoded by the coding sequence ATGGCTTTAACTAAAGCAGACAGAAGGCAGAGAATCAAGTACCGGATCCGGAAGCGGCTCGCAGGAAGCGGAGATCGTCCCCGGATGACTGTGTACCGCAGCAATAAGCAAATCTACGTCCAGCTGGTCGATGATGTAACCGGCCAGACGCTGGCATCGGCCTCCTCCAAGGAGAAGGAGATTGCCTCTCAGAAGGTCAACAAGATCGAGCAGGCCAAGCTTGTGGGTAAGCGGATTGCAGAGAAAGCAAAGGAAAAAGGAATTAACACAGTCGTATTCGACCGAAACGGCTATCTGTACCATGGCAGAGTAAAAAATTTAGCTGATGCTGCCAGGGAAAGCGGACTTAAAATATAA
- the rplN gene encoding 50S ribosomal protein L14, producing MVQQESRLAVADNSGAKEVLVIRILGGTKKRYASIGDKVVVTVKSAIPSGEIKKGTVSKAVVVRTRKEIRRKDGSYIRFDDNAVVLLNNVDEMRGTRIFGPVARELRDHYMKIVSLAPEVL from the coding sequence ATGGTACAACAAGAGAGCAGACTAGCCGTAGCCGATAACAGTGGAGCCAAAGAGGTTCTTGTTATTCGTATACTTGGAGGAACAAAGAAACGGTATGCATCCATTGGCGACAAAGTGGTCGTTACCGTCAAGAGCGCCATTCCTTCCGGTGAAATTAAAAAAGGAACCGTATCCAAGGCGGTGGTGGTAAGGACCAGGAAGGAAATCAGGCGGAAGGATGGTTCATACATCCGCTTTGACGATAATGCGGTGGTGTTGCTGAACAACGTGGATGAGATGCGCGGAACCCGTATTTTTGGTCCCGTTGCCAGGGAACTCAGGGATCATTATATGAAGATTGTTTCACTGGCTCCTGAAGTATTATAA
- the rplF gene encoding 50S ribosomal protein L6: protein MSRIGILPIDLPAGVSVEINGDNLVTVKGPRGELQQQVDKSITVKVEENQVTLSRKTEEKDHKARHGLYRSLLNNMVVGVSEGYTIQQELVGVGYRAEVKENNRLELALGYSHDIMIQLPPEVKVEAKTERRANPVITLTSIDKQLIGEVAAKIRSLRPPEPYKGKGVKFVGEQVRRKAGKTASV from the coding sequence ATGTCAAGGATAGGAATTTTACCCATCGACCTCCCCGCAGGTGTAAGCGTCGAGATAAACGGCGACAACCTGGTAACTGTGAAAGGACCCAGGGGGGAACTGCAGCAGCAGGTGGATAAAAGTATCACCGTGAAGGTGGAAGAGAACCAGGTGACGCTTTCCAGGAAAACAGAGGAGAAGGACCACAAAGCCAGGCATGGATTATACCGTTCATTGCTGAATAATATGGTCGTGGGGGTATCAGAAGGTTATACCATTCAGCAGGAGCTGGTGGGCGTTGGATACAGGGCCGAAGTGAAAGAGAACAACCGGCTGGAACTGGCGCTCGGGTATTCGCACGATATCATGATACAGCTGCCGCCCGAGGTTAAGGTGGAGGCAAAAACAGAAAGGCGTGCCAATCCGGTTATTACGCTGACCAGCATCGACAAGCAGCTGATCGGTGAGGTTGCTGCCAAGATTCGCTCACTTCGCCCGCCGGAGCCTTATAAGGGCAAGGGTGTGAAATTTGTCGGAGAACAGGTGAGGCGTAAAGCTGGTAAAACAGCTTCGGTCTAG